actaaaaattgaatctaactttttctattaaaagatttttctaactcaatattaaaagttattttgctGCCTGATGCATTCggtgttaatttaaattttaaattgaatttttgaaatttgaatttctcaattttgaagACCTTGAGCAATTCTCAgttgaaatatgtattttcaaatataaaatcatacAGTTTTGCTTAATACATATTTACATAATAAGGTGAttcaaaaaaggaacattttgcCCCAAATATGactcaaaagtaaaaaataaactacatttttacgtattattgttaattttcagcattttctgtCATCTATTTCTATACAAATCaatactaatggacaatttaaatatacttcatggctttttaaacaacttttaattgttttaataaattgttaacatatttaaacaattatgtttttcaacaaaattacaaaatagtcgtattttttgaattaaatgtaatagttggccattgtttaaagtagaaatttttaaaaatatggttatttaaacaattagtgtatattttttaaatttctaaaaatcacgCCAGAGCTACTAATCGTTGAATAATTGCATAATTTcatactttttctaatttttaacaactttctctttgtttaaacaatttttatttgttcaagccgttttttttataaacttcaaacaataaaataaaacacctacagttatttttgtgactgtatagtgtatagaaaaatttattaaccattttttatacaATGAATTATTGTTAACTTTCAAAATTAGTGTGTATTGTTATATTTTTGGCGTACTATtatataaatcataaaaagtggtaataaaattttaattataaaagtacattcaataataaaaattgtgatttaagTTTCGATATTTTCTTTAAACAGTATTGTTACGGACGAAATGTTTTACTGACGTTAGGAACATTATACTGgaagagagaaaaaatatatataatatatatatattcatgaaaataattatatgtgttgtattatttattcacttcaaagaacaaaaattatttaaacagtgaCATGAAGTTTTTACAGAATTTACTAATCGTAATCATTCactattatgtttaattcagaaaaaacgatttttaatatattttttgtgaaaaataattgtttaaataaattaaatttgtccaAACCATTAAAACGTGGTTAATATATTCTATCTAGAGACTATGTACTCAGAAAAATAACTgtgtattcaatttcaaattatttaaaaaaagttttcgaaaaaaactgcttgggcaaattaaaactgtttaaagaaataaaaattcgttaaacattagaagaaaagTATCAAAGCGATGTAAGTATTCAACAATAAGTagctattgtttaaataattacataatatttttcttaaattgctgcgtcaaataatgaataattgtttaaataagtattaaaaaagaTAGCAGAAAAGAAATTCCCAaccataaataaaaaagtcaaattttcaagagaaaaagaataattctgaagaatataattgaatttacaacccaaaaagtttaaattttcacaaaaaagttcattttcaaccaaaaaagattaattttctactaaaaggtgaattttaaacaaaatagttgaatcctcaactgccaacaataatgttacatttttaataaaaaacgatgatttttaagccaaatacttcaattttcatctaaaaaaaatatatttttaatcaaaaacggaatcgtcaaatttttagtaaaaattaattctccacgaaagaaaacgaatttttgacaaactgtattcaaccaaaaaagaagaaattttaaaccaaataggagtaggtgaatccttaatcaaaaagattactttttaacaaacaagattaactttctaaccaaaaagaggaattttcaacaaaatagatcaatcgtTTATcacttagttaatttttcatcttaggaaaaataaatttcggccaaaaaatggaacagataaattttttgatagaaaaataaaataatttttaaccacaaaaataaatacgtattttcaacaaaaaaagatataataattgaattttgaatccaaaaaagacgaattatctacggAGCcgttaagttaattttctatcaaacagttacattttaatttaaaaatagttaaattttcaactaaaaatattaattttctacaataaaattaattttcaagcacatagtttaattttctactacacagttaaattttcattttaaaaaagtggaatttttaaccaaaaaagttatctttccatcgcctagttaaattttttattaaattgttgaattttccagctaaaaagacaaattgctacaaaaaagttcaatttttaatctgaaaatacgaacttcaaactaaaattatgaagaacaaaaatgaatttgttttaaaagtagtttagatctaaaccaagtagtttatttttaactaaataaatacgaattttcagcaaaattcttgaatccttaaacaaaacagaatataagtttgaataaaaaaatgaaataattcaattttcggcttaaaaaaattaactctaaataaaaaaaataatcttctattgaaattatgaatctttaaaaaaaaatcaactagagTTTAACATTCAagccaaaagttgattttttgaccaagaagattaaatttctaaatgtggaatatttaaatttccaaccaatgaGAAGAatctaacaaaaatgaatttttaacaaagtaattcaacttttaaccaggtggtttaattttttataaaaagatgatatttttcaaaattcaactatgtattttgtttaaaattcatctttttttctatgaaaaattcaactgttttggtcaacattcatctttttaaatagaaagttcGTCCTTAAGGGTCGAGCattgatcttttatggttgaaagttatttatttcaattaaaaagtttgctatcatatttttggtccagaactcaattcttttgttgctaattctttttttgttaagaatgcaatacattttaagttgaaatttcaggAATATGGTACCTACGTTAATGTTATTTATATAAAGTTATTgtccttattttgttaaaataaatcacTCAATTTCCCTTGTTTTGTAGGGATTTTGGATCAAATATGAAAtcacttttacaataatttaagttACATATATTACCTTGTGAGTTCTAAATGAAAATggttatttcttttcaaaatgaatataaTGAAGGAAGTCGTAttgcataattattattaaaaacgctTAAATTTCAACCGGGAAAATGACAGTTTTACCTAAAAAACAgggatattttatttatataaaaatgtcattataacTAACGAAATCACACCAAACaggatttaaaataaagtttatcatttgtgaaaaagaaaattgaatataataaataaagtgGCGGATGAGCCGGTTTCCCCTACGCGCGCCGCCTAGTCCCATTATAcggtattacaaaaaaaaagttcaactttgaaaagtttttctttttaatgcttcaaatttaaaatggtttcactataatttaatcaatttagacCTGCGGGCTTGGATTCAAAAACTTTGCTCccattgaacatttttcaaaagttaggGATTGAGAGGGAATTTTCCCCAGGCCTAAGCTATTTAAgatatcaatattaatttaaataaaaaatgaacgaaGCACTTCTCTTTAAACTTTCAGAATATCAATCAAGAGAACACGAAGAATGCAAAGTCCACGGCGCTTGGAGTCCCGAAACCAACGCGGAGGGCCGCGTTGGGCGAAATTGGAAACAAGGTAACGATTCACAGAGGCGTGGATCCAATTCACAAATCTAGTCTGCTGCCAagcaatgttttaaaaaagtcgaCGCTCAAGCAACTAAGCAACAAAGAATCCGAAAAAACATTGGACAAGCCACCAGTTCAGGTCGTGAAGCCGGtggtaaaaaataatgaattacaaattattgaaatcagcaaGAAGGAAGTTGAACTGAAGAAAGAAGTGGAATCCTTTTCATCCGATCTCCTAGAGGTAGAAGACATCGACGAAGATGACAAAGAAAATCCCATCCTAGTATCTATCTACAGCAACGACATTTATTCTTATCTGAGAAAACTAGAGGcggaatttcctattaaaaaggGATTTTTGTCGGGACAAGAGGTGACGCCTAAAATGAGGTGTGTGCTCGTCGACTGGCTAGTTGAAGTGCATCAACAATTTCGCCTGATGCAAGAAACACTCTATCTAACCATCTCAATCATCGATCGTTTTTTACAGGTGAGTCAAAGACAggttcaaatacttttaatttgccAATTATTCTCAAAATTGCCAAGCTTAATTCGGATGTTTATGATTTTTGGTTTACAGTCGTTCCGGTCGATAGATAGAAAGAGGTTGCAGTTGGTAGGAGTCACTGCCATGTTTATAGCCAGCAAATATGAAGAGATGTACTCTCCCGATATCAGCGATTTTGTTTACATCACTGATAACGCATACTCGAAGACGGAAATCCTTCAGATGGAAATGCTCATCGTAAGGACTCTAAACTACTCCTTCGGCAAACCACTGCCTCTTCACTTTTTGAGAAGATACAGCAAAGCGGGAAaggtaatttttcattgaaagtcaCATTTTTACTATGACTGAGTTTCAATAGTGTCCTTTAATAACTTCAATTCATGCATTATTTATTGCTTCAGGCTCTTGCAATCCACCACACGATGGCCAAATACTTCTTGGAATTGAGCCTTGTCCATTACGAGACTTGCCATTATCTGCCTAGTCTTATTGCAGCTGCGGCGATTTACCTCTCCTTCTTGtgagtttctttatttttttcaagtcgatataatattttaagtattagTCCATTGTGCGCGCCACGCGCGTTTTAATTactctttctttagaaaaaaaaggcgtattctcaaatattttttgtagattttaccaATAATCTTACATGATTTTCACCTATTCTAAAAAACTCCCCCTTTTTCCCCATTTCCTCTTTAAATATAcagtattgaaaatacaatatatgAATTActctgaaaattctttgaaattactaaGTGTACCCATTATTGAATAGTAATCACTTTCAATAGATTTTCAACGACCTAAATgtatatctaatttttaaatataaattctccTTTTGCGCTGTGGTCCCTGCTATTATAGCgagaaatttctatttaattaaaaattttctttaaaattagaagattatttttcttattaacaaaACATGTGTCGCCGCGTGTGGAATTATCCTACaccgcaattaaatttttttaaacatttaaaaaaaacatttttaatgcattttgaaGGTATTTCTAGATGAACTATTAATTAAAGTAgaattaaaatcaacttttttaatttgatttaaaattttgtataaggtTCCATGTACCACGTTTTCTTGACATATTTCTCACATAGATGtagtaaattcttttatttttatataaaaatttaatttttagagttcaaccataaaaaatgtaaaatttatgtgcatgatgaaattgaaaagaatttaaaatgtataatgtaacattttatttaatcaagaTGTACAAAAcagtatttcaatttatatttgacaGGAACACAATTAAGGAACTTTATTGTTAATTAAGATTTAAAgtcctttttttgtaataatgaaaaataacaatttttcgatattttcattgTATTATTCAAttcttgtattattattattctttataccTTTATCctgtaatatgaaaaatttcactttaaaagttTTCACTCTAGAATAAAAACCTTTTCTGGTTTAAAGTTCAAATCTAATTAAGTGAacgtggaactactttgttaaaatttaattttttttagacgatgattcattattttagttgaaaacacatttttgttgttgttaaaaatggttGATTTGATTGAGTATTCATCTAAACttatttcttcgattgaaaattaagttttctttattgaaaattaatttttttaactgaaagtttaactattctattttttgtcgaaacaatatgttttttggtagacttaatcttcttggatgaatattgaactattttgctgaaaattggtattttttggtttgaagattcaacaatttggtttaaattcactttttttttgttaaagattcgtaataTTAGTCAAAACTTCATtccttacaaatttaactattttgtggaaaattcagtttttgttgttaaaaatttaactattctatgtttgacTTAACATttatcttcatttgaaaattcagctacttggtaaaaaaatgttattttgttgaaactgtcTTTTGCggtagaatattaataattttagtgactaattgacctttttggttgaaaattatttttttttgtagaagatttaactatttgtttgaaaattcctttaaaaattcaaaatttggttacaagtttatgttttttgtttaaaaataatttctttgcttgaaaataatttttttttgctattgaaacataattttttaaactaaaaacttaactattccattttttggtagaaaattcatctattgggttaaaaaaaccttttttttttggtttgaaaattcattcttttgttgaaaaggaatatttttttttaattgatcgttttgagtaagttttagtttttaaaaataattatttcaatttaaataatacaatgaaatattcggcaaaaaatggaagttaaattttccactcaattttttaatgaaaaattcaacctaatagttaaattttcaaccaaagaaatcagtttttaataaaatacatgaaattccgacaaatgttgagtttttaaaagaatttttttacctcatagttaaatttttcaccaaagaaataaatttttcaccaaagaaataaatttttaacaaaaaagataaattcagcAAGAAGATCAGATTCTACCGTAAAAgacaatgtttcaacaaaatacagaaattatcaaccaaatagttgaattttaaacagaaaaacagttcaggaatttttaaaaataaaccatcaacaaccaaaaaatgaattttttacaaagtagtttcactttcaactaacatacgtagttgaattttgaaccaaaaaaagttctTCAGTCGCTATTCATGGAtagcgaaaattttgaaaatttaatcaagtcATTATATTACAGAAAAAACTTGGTACCGACGTAAAATTGATAGAAGAATTCAAATAAGAACGGATTTAAATACCCTTTAAATTCCAGACTTTTCCGTTTttctttttaagagatttttaattaattgttttcgtATAGAAACTAGCCAAAATTAAACAGTTGTGGCAAGCTTgtgatttttaacattattatttatatgtgaataatgcaatgaaaataaaatatttatataaaaatgaattactttaatatatttatttgacaAATATGTCCATAAAACGTGGTAAATGGAATgttatagaaaattcgatttacatacattcaaaaagtcgaatttaattTCTATCTTGATGAATAAATAGTTCATCCAGAAATACATTGAAcctgtattttttatgttttgtaaatCTGCTAAAATAGGAATTTCCtctttattataaagaaatttcagtaaatcatacatatctacaaattttagaaaatgaatcgagcattttttttttaaaagggtaattaatacttgattaaaaagaagaagaaaaaatggaaaaagggacTTTTACTAGATTTTGAGGATGAAAAGCGACTtcttaattatatacatttttttatgattccagTGTTATTGGCAACGAAGAATGCGACGAGGGCAAATTAATTTGGACCAACACATTGAGGCATTACACGACTTTTACGAGAGAAGAGGTCTTGCCTGTAGTTTACGATATCGCCTCAGTGATCGTTGATGCCGAGAAAAGCAAGTATCAGGCAGTGCGGAAGAAGTACACACTAACGAAAAACATGAGGGTCAGTTTGCGAACAGAACTCAAATCGCCCACGATGCTTGCCTTAGCAAAGAAGAAGCAAGCTtgaaatgtattataattataaCGAGAGACTTAAACTTTAAACTATCATAAGATAAAATCGACCTTGAATCGATAACTCTTGTGAATTTGAGAGAGATAACCGAGGTAATGTTCAATACCTAAGTCTTTATTTCTATGCATGCTATTTGAACTGCACACAAGATTGTTTCGTTTCTTGAAACAAGGATTTATCGCGAAATTGAGAAAGGATTTTTCCTCATCGAGTAGCTGTTATGTAGGAAACGGTGTATCTAGATTGCTACTTACAATGGATTTTTGGGTGATTTGACTTTTGAGGGATACATGGCATCAATGTTGCTGACTGCTTTCTTGTCTCGATTATTTTAGCCTTTTAACCTCTGTGCATAGCCAAATGATtgtgaaagtattttttatataacagctaaatatattgtttttaatctATAACATAATGTCCTCGTGTCAACGACGAGTATACATGAACATACTATTTTGATAGTCATTGTCTAAAGAATCTTACGCTTTGACGtgagatacaatttttttcaataccttGTAATCTACACGAAAGAAATGACTTATTCATGCGAGCAAAAtactttttaaggaaattttacaCGCGATATGCAGTCgctgtaaatatatatattttctagaaAGTTAAACTAACATCGGTGGGGAAAAGGCTGGAGACTGTGATCTATCGATAGCTTCAAATTAACGAGGTTGATTTTCTCGGCCAGTCAttgttttttcttagtttttttaactttgcCCCTGTTGAAAGGATTCCTT
This Belonocnema kinseyi isolate 2016_QV_RU_SX_M_011 chromosome 3, B_treatae_v1, whole genome shotgun sequence DNA region includes the following protein-coding sequences:
- the LOC117168907 gene encoding uncharacterized protein LOC117168907 encodes the protein MAHSERSPMNIEELLPKKTVKIDADKKQAEPIDTSVLHDDVKKKILSLKRLLEKDPKAADLKWSLFIAACQTYRYDSCVKPFPPMYIKNETKDIDALRKVLETVPPLIIVYQELEEPNVYENYGPAIELLYWVLVQLRDPHIKSVNKECFDSVLRRVPSEMHVAAPNLIFQVVSVKQSALEEKWRAAGQGRTKFYAYHGSRLENFHSIVHYGLQQNMCKTSLFGTGIYLSSELGVSLPYSPVGYGWGGSILGSDMSCVALCELIDHPRVKRGDSGDNERSMVPDAVGGKVPNKYYVVENSELVRIRYLLVYSQEFNSSRRSNKTGVLAWFRKHKLLTFVLGYNINQENTKNAKSTALGVPKPTRRAALGEIGNKVTIHRGVDPIHKSSLLPSNVLKKSTLKQLSNKESEKTLDKPPVQVVKPVVKNNELQIIEISKKEVELKKEVESFSSDLLEVEDIDEDDKENPILVSIYSNDIYSYLRKLEAEFPIKKGFLSGQEVTPKMRCVLVDWLVEVHQQFRLMQETLYLTISIIDRFLQSFRSIDRKRLQLVGVTAMFIASKYEEMYSPDISDFVYITDNAYSKTEILQMEMLIVRTLNYSFGKPLPLHFLRRYSKAGKALAIHHTMAKYFLELSLVHYETCHYLPSLIAAAAIYLSFFVIGNEECDEGKLIWTNTLRHYTTFTREEVLPVVYDIASVIVDAEKSKYQAVRKKYTLTKNMRVSLRTELKSPTMLALAKKKQA